One Oceanibaculum indicum P24 DNA segment encodes these proteins:
- a CDS encoding glutathione peroxidase, whose amino-acid sequence MAKKGLASFAGMLVAAAVSTVLPQSAPATGTGSGFDFSFESIDGGALPLDQYRGRPVLVVNTASRCGFTPQYEGLQALWEKYRDRGLVVLGVPSNDFGGQEPGSTDEIKQFCEVNFGINFPMTAKYPVTGADAHPFYRWIADTLGESKAPRWNFYKYLLAPDGTIAAAWPSTVKPDSRTVTDTVDTLLAK is encoded by the coding sequence ATGGCTAAGAAGGGCCTCGCCAGCTTCGCCGGCATGCTGGTCGCTGCTGCCGTCAGCACGGTATTGCCGCAATCGGCCCCGGCGACCGGGACGGGAAGCGGCTTCGATTTCAGCTTCGAGTCCATTGATGGCGGTGCCTTGCCGCTGGACCAGTATCGCGGCCGCCCGGTGCTGGTGGTGAACACCGCCTCGCGCTGTGGCTTCACGCCCCAGTATGAGGGGCTGCAGGCGCTGTGGGAAAAGTACCGCGACCGCGGCCTCGTCGTGCTCGGCGTGCCGTCGAACGATTTCGGCGGGCAGGAGCCGGGCAGCACCGATGAGATCAAGCAGTTCTGCGAGGTGAATTTCGGGATCAATTTCCCGATGACCGCGAAATATCCGGTCACCGGGGCGGACGCCCATCCCTTCTATCGCTGGATCGCCGACACGCTGGGCGAGTCCAAGGCGCCGCGCTGGAACTTCTACAAATATCTGCTGGCCCCCGACGGCACCATTGCCGCCGCCTGGCCCTCCACGGTGAAGCCGGACAGCCGCACCGTCACCGACACGGTCGATACGCTGCTCGCGAAGTAG
- a CDS encoding sulfite oxidase-like oxidoreductase, with the protein MPQDGDSGGDIFGPIKRKLIETKQKWARDGRLLTGETASPAKRKLPPGQREVKNWPVLDLGSHPVVTQKEWKLSVTGLVENPVSWDWATLMAQPVFEDTSDMHCVTAWSRFDNRWEGVSARHLLSVVKPKPEAKFVILKCYDGYATNIPLSAFDDADVLLATKWEGKAITREHGGPVRLILPKLYLWKSAKWLRDIRFVDRDAPGFWEVRGYHNNGDPWKEERYG; encoded by the coding sequence ATGCCCCAGGATGGCGATAGCGGCGGCGATATCTTCGGGCCGATCAAGCGCAAGCTGATCGAGACCAAGCAGAAATGGGCCCGTGACGGCCGGCTGCTGACCGGCGAGACGGCGAGCCCCGCGAAGCGCAAGCTGCCGCCCGGCCAGCGCGAGGTGAAGAACTGGCCGGTGCTGGACCTCGGCTCCCATCCGGTGGTCACGCAGAAGGAATGGAAGCTATCGGTCACCGGGCTGGTCGAGAACCCGGTCAGCTGGGACTGGGCGACGCTGATGGCGCAGCCGGTGTTCGAGGATACCTCCGACATGCATTGCGTGACCGCCTGGTCGCGCTTCGACAATCGCTGGGAGGGCGTGTCGGCGCGGCATCTGCTGTCGGTCGTGAAGCCGAAGCCGGAGGCGAAATTCGTCATCCTGAAATGCTATGACGGCTATGCCACCAACATTCCGCTGTCGGCCTTCGACGATGCGGATGTGCTGCTGGCGACCAAGTGGGAAGGCAAGGCGATCACCCGCGAACATGGCGGACCGGTTCGACTTATCCTGCCGAAGCTCTATCTCTGGAAGAGCGCCAAGTGGCTGCGCGACATCCGCTTCGTTGACCGGGACGCCCCCGGTTTCTGGGAAGTGCGCGGCTATCACAACAATGGCGACCCGTGGAAGGAGGAACGATATGGCTAA
- a CDS encoding LysE family translocator has translation MHDWLFLKSILAGLAIAAPVGPVGVLCVHRTVLESRLHGLVSGLGAAVADALYGVVAAFGLAAIAHLLLDHTAEMQLAGGILLLGMGVKTYLKRTATLPKGQEPLRMHSLLGDFCTTFVLTLINPITILAFAGIFVALGVFIDADKALLDPILVVLGVFIGSCLWWFGIALGAGLLRGRLDIHHLEWMNKISGALIFIFGAAALIDLAL, from the coding sequence ATGCATGACTGGCTGTTCCTGAAGTCGATCCTGGCCGGCCTCGCCATCGCCGCCCCGGTCGGTCCGGTCGGTGTACTGTGCGTGCACCGCACCGTGCTGGAAAGCCGGCTGCATGGGCTGGTCTCCGGGCTGGGAGCGGCGGTGGCGGATGCGCTCTATGGCGTGGTCGCGGCCTTCGGGCTGGCCGCCATCGCGCATCTGCTGCTGGACCATACGGCGGAGATGCAGCTGGCCGGCGGCATCCTTCTGCTGGGCATGGGGGTAAAGACCTACCTGAAGAGGACCGCCACCCTGCCGAAGGGGCAGGAGCCGCTGCGCATGCATTCGCTGCTGGGGGATTTCTGCACCACCTTCGTGCTGACACTGATCAACCCGATCACCATCCTGGCCTTCGCCGGCATCTTCGTGGCGCTGGGCGTCTTCATCGATGCCGACAAGGCGCTGCTCGACCCGATCCTGGTGGTGCTGGGTGTGTTTATCGGGTCGTGCCTGTGGTGGTTCGGCATCGCGCTGGGGGCCGGGTTGCTGCGCGGCCGGCTGGACATCCACCATCTGGAATGGATGAACAAGATTTCCGGCGCGCTGATCTTCATCTTCGGCGCCGCCGCGCTGATCGACCTGGCCTTGTAA
- a CDS encoding cobalamin-binding protein, whose product MAAPRIVSLLPSATEIVAGLGHAGNLVGRSHECDFPGGLGELPVVSRPRIDISVPSAEIDRQVKQAARNALSVFEVDETMLAELQPDVIVTQDLCKVCAVSLGEVEQAACELTGRPVRIVSCSPASLADIWTDIRRVARALGAIRQGKALIDRLTLAIEGIESQTRLIEPKPTVACIEWLDPPMAAGNWVPELIARAGGVSLFGEAGKHSPWLELEALLRIDPDVVVIAPCGFEIPRTLSEITSLTGQPGWADMRAARDGRVFVADGHHFFNRPGPRILETLEILTEILHPGRFAFAHEGTGWVRL is encoded by the coding sequence ATGGCCGCTCCCCGCATCGTCAGCCTGCTGCCCAGCGCCACCGAGATCGTGGCCGGCCTCGGCCATGCCGGCAATCTGGTCGGGCGCAGCCACGAATGCGACTTTCCTGGCGGCCTCGGCGAGTTGCCCGTCGTCAGCCGGCCGCGTATCGACATCAGCGTGCCGTCGGCCGAGATCGACCGTCAGGTGAAGCAGGCGGCGCGCAACGCACTGTCGGTGTTCGAGGTGGACGAGACGATGCTGGCCGAGTTGCAGCCGGACGTGATCGTCACCCAGGATCTGTGCAAGGTCTGCGCGGTCAGCCTGGGCGAGGTGGAGCAGGCGGCCTGCGAGCTGACCGGCCGGCCGGTGCGCATCGTCTCCTGCAGCCCGGCCAGCCTCGCGGATATCTGGACCGACATCCGCCGCGTCGCCCGCGCGCTGGGAGCCATCCGTCAGGGCAAGGCGCTGATCGACCGGCTGACGCTCGCCATCGAGGGCATCGAATCGCAGACGCGGCTGATCGAGCCGAAACCGACCGTGGCCTGTATCGAATGGCTGGACCCGCCGATGGCGGCCGGCAACTGGGTGCCTGAGCTGATCGCGCGGGCCGGCGGCGTCAGCCTGTTCGGCGAGGCCGGCAAGCATTCGCCCTGGCTGGAGCTGGAGGCGCTGCTGCGGATCGATCCGGATGTGGTGGTGATCGCGCCGTGCGGGTTCGAGATTCCGCGCACCCTGTCGGAGATCACCAGCCTCACCGGCCAGCCCGGCTGGGCCGACATGCGCGCGGCGCGGGACGGGCGCGTCTTCGTCGCCGACGGCCACCATTTCTTCAACCGGCCGGGACCGCGCATCCTGGAGACGCTGGAAATCCTGACCGAGATTCTGCATCCGGGCCGCTTCGCCTTCGCCCATGAAGGCACCGGCTGGGTCAGGCTGTAA
- a CDS encoding HigA family addiction module antitoxin, which yields MSMKNPPHPGLSVRHDCLEPLGLTVSEAAKRLGVSRKQLSDLVNGHAGISPEMAIRLDKAFGGGAETWYRLQAAYDLAQAMKRADEIKVDRIAQAA from the coding sequence ATGTCGATGAAGAACCCACCGCACCCCGGTCTGTCCGTGCGGCATGATTGTCTGGAGCCGCTCGGCCTCACAGTGTCCGAGGCGGCGAAGCGCCTTGGGGTCAGCCGTAAGCAGCTTTCCGATCTGGTGAACGGTCATGCCGGCATTTCCCCGGAAATGGCGATCCGGCTCGACAAGGCGTTCGGCGGCGGTGCCGAAACCTGGTACCGGCTGCAGGCGGCCTACGATCTGGCGCAGGCGATGAAGCGTGCCGATGAGATCAAGGTGGACCGGATCGCGCAGGCCGCCTGA
- a CDS encoding type II toxin-antitoxin system RelE/ParE family toxin produces MSRYTFHVIRSFRHKGLKLLYEKGERRRLPPEQADKIERVIARLDQARNASEMDLPGWRLHALKGTLEGFWSVTVTGNWRIIFRMEGGDAHDVDLVDYH; encoded by the coding sequence GTGTCACGTTACACTTTTCACGTGATCCGCAGCTTCCGACATAAGGGCCTGAAGCTTCTCTATGAGAAGGGAGAGAGGCGTCGGTTGCCGCCGGAACAGGCCGATAAGATCGAACGCGTGATCGCCCGTCTGGATCAGGCGCGGAATGCTTCGGAGATGGACCTACCCGGATGGCGGTTGCATGCGCTGAAAGGCACTCTGGAAGGATTCTGGTCCGTTACAGTGACCGGTAACTGGCGGATCATATTCCGGATGGAGGGTGGCGACGCCCACGATGTTGATCTGGTCGATTACCACTGA
- a CDS encoding demethoxyubiquinone hydroxylase family protein translates to MSKHPRVTAEDRLPGDLTREELIARIIRVDQAGEYGARRIYEGQLAVLGKSPSAATIRHMHEQELEHLDTFSRMMVERRVRPTALQPLWHVAGFALGAATALMGEKAAMACTVAVEETIDEHYRQQAEKLGEDEAPLRETIERFRAEELEHRDIGYEHGAEQTPGFELMRGAIKAGSRLAIWLSERV, encoded by the coding sequence ATGAGCAAGCATCCCCGCGTTACAGCTGAGGATCGGCTGCCCGGAGACCTGACGCGCGAGGAGCTGATCGCCCGCATCATCCGGGTCGATCAGGCCGGCGAGTATGGCGCGCGCCGCATCTATGAGGGCCAGCTCGCGGTGCTCGGCAAATCCCCCTCCGCCGCCACCATCCGCCACATGCACGAGCAGGAGCTGGAGCATCTCGACACCTTCAGCCGGATGATGGTGGAACGCCGGGTGCGCCCGACCGCGCTGCAGCCGCTGTGGCATGTCGCCGGCTTCGCGCTGGGGGCGGCGACCGCGCTGATGGGGGAGAAGGCGGCGATGGCGTGTACCGTCGCGGTCGAGGAGACCATCGACGAGCATTACCGCCAGCAGGCCGAGAAGCTGGGCGAGGACGAGGCGCCGCTGCGCGAGACCATCGAGCGCTTCCGCGCCGAGGAGCTGGAACACCGCGATATCGGCTATGAGCACGGCGCCGAACAGACGCCGGGCTTCGAGCTGATGCGCGGCGCGATCAAGGCGGGCTCCCGCCTCGCCATCTGGCTGTCGGAGCGGGTGTAG
- a CDS encoding disulfide bond formation protein B translates to MNRIDLRLASLATALLSAAILGTALLSQYVGGLQPCVLCVYQRWPYVATILLGLAGFALARRHPGAARIALGLAGLTFLVGGGIAGFHVGVEQGWWQGTSGCGAPAGGAMTLEDLRAQVLAAPVVRCDEVPWSLLGISMAGYNFILSLALAAATLWLAARRR, encoded by the coding sequence ATGAACCGCATTGATCTCCGCCTCGCCAGCCTGGCGACCGCCCTGCTCAGCGCCGCCATCCTGGGCACCGCGCTGCTGTCGCAATATGTCGGGGGCTTGCAGCCATGCGTGCTGTGCGTCTATCAGCGTTGGCCCTATGTGGCGACGATCCTGCTGGGGCTGGCCGGCTTCGCGCTGGCAAGGCGGCATCCGGGGGCGGCGCGGATTGCGCTGGGGCTGGCCGGCCTCACCTTCCTCGTCGGTGGCGGCATTGCCGGCTTTCATGTCGGGGTGGAGCAGGGCTGGTGGCAGGGCACATCGGGCTGCGGCGCGCCGGCCGGCGGGGCGATGACGCTGGAAGATTTGCGCGCCCAGGTGCTGGCCGCCCCGGTGGTGCGCTGCGACGAGGTGCCATGGTCCCTGCTTGGCATTTCCATGGCAGGCTATAACTTCATTCTCTCGCTGGCGCTGGCCGCTGCCACCCTCTGGCTCGCCGCGCGCCGCAGGTAA